A segment of the Corylus avellana chromosome ca2, CavTom2PMs-1.0 genome:
AGGTAGGTGGAagataattaattgaaattagtaGTTATTTGCAAGAGCGAGAGAGGGGAGAGCAGAAAGAGGGGGGAATTAGTGGCATGAAAAGTTTACATTCTACTATAATTATCAAATCATTGTAATAAGATTCACTTACCATTTGTTCCTATAAACtaaaatttcaagtttgaagGACTTCCATAGAATGGAAAGGGCAAACTTTAAGGGTGAACACTGCTTGAGGGTGTTCTTTAATTAAGAGTATAGATGAACAAGCAAGTTACTGATATAAAACAATGTCTATAACCGTGGAGCATATCATAAATTCTCAGAATTCTGTAATCATGCAAAGAGCAAACCTCTGTCATTACGATcatttttactttctttattcatttcctTGACAAAAGTATCCCTACAAGTAAAGAAAGGGAAACAATATCACATAATGAATAAAACCCAATGGTGAAAACAACATCATCACCAAcaactataaaagaaaaaacataaagcaATAACCATGAAATCAAATTGAAGTTGAGAAATTAATCACAACTGCTGGGATAACCacaaaggaagaagagaaaatactAATAAACATTCATTTTTGTCTTGTAACTCAAAAATTCATGCATATATTCCAAGTCCACTAGGCCCATAAAATTTACCAAAGCCAAAAGGATCACAGCTGCACATCCTATGAAAATTGTACTACTACCCCGTGTGAGCATGCTTCAATCAAGTGTAAAACATCAATAGAGACTCGTACACATTCAAAGCTCAAAGGCATCCCAATAGAACAAGCATGGCAAATATGATACCTAGTCTATTGCAAGCTAAAGATTATATGAGCCATGGTCACCACATGTCGGTAGAAGCATTCAaatagattaaaataattacatGATAAAGTAAAGGAGCATACTTGTGGTGTTCATTAGCAAACACAAAAAACCTCCTCAAGGAATTGCTGCAGAGAGCTCTAACTCTATTGTACACCGACATGTTCTTGTTCTTAACCTCGTCCAGCACGATCGATAGCATGACAACATCATCAATTGCTGAGTTCTCAAGCAAATCAATCTGCAATCAAATAATTcgaaacaaaacaatatcaaataGTAGGAAAAAATCAGTAAGcatacaaaaatttgaaaattgacaATTACCTGATTGAGAACAACATTTGTGTCGACAATGAGAATGGTGGAAGCAGAAGGACTCAAGCGAGCAGCAGAGGAATCGCACACTTTGCAGATGGGAGCTCCACAGTAAATATCGTCTCTGAGATAGTGCTCTCTCACTTGCTGtgatgaagaaaacaaaaaagaaaaaaaggattgaGGCAGAGAAAGAAGAGTGAAAAGTTAGAATTAGGGTTAATAATAAAAGACCTTGTTCACTTTGCCGCCTCTGGTTTTCTTGACGAATGTCTNNNNNNNNNNNNNNNNNNNNNNNNNNNNNNNNNNNNNNNNNNNNNNNNNNNNNNNNNNNNNNNNNNNNNNNNNNNNNNNNNNNNNNNNNNNNNNNNNNNNGCCGGGTGGGGATTTGTAAGTTTATACTTCCCTGCACTACTTGTTTTTAGAATTCATGTCAGGCACTTGAGGACCTATCATGGTTTTATTCTTAATGTCTCATGATCAGGCCTTTCCACGGGATTCACCTCTAGCAATAGACATGTCAACTGCCATTTTAAAACTGTCGGAGAACGGAGACCTTCAGAGAATCCATGATAAATGGCTTATGAGAAGTGCATGCACTAAACAAGGCACAAAGTTTGAAGTGGATCGCCTTCAGCTTAAGAGCTTCTGGGGCCTTTTTGCCATATGTGGGACTGCTTGCTTGCTTGCTCTCATTGTATATTTGTTTCTGATGATGCGCCAGTTCAGCAGGCACTATCCAGAGGAACTTAAGCCTCCTGGTTCAAGCTCAGGGTCTAAACGTCTTCGAACATTTCTTAGTTTTGCTGATGAAAAGGTAGAGGATGTTAAAAGCCGCTCCAAGAGAAGGCAAATGGAGAAGAACTCAAACAGAAGTGTAGCTACTGAAGATGAATCAATCGACAGTTACAAGAGAAGACATTTGGATTTATCATCTTCAAATAAGAGTCTTGATAGTTGCAATGAAACCTAAATATATCCACCTTCTGTACCTACTTTTACACAATTACATATTCTTAATAGACTTCCAATTCATTTCCTTCTAGCTATTATCATAGAAGGAAACTGTCGTATTCCCATCAAACCAGGGGACTACCACCAGGTTCAGATCTCTATATATCAcccaaatttgaatttgaattcaaaataaACTTCAATCAATTTAGAATatcaaacatatatttttctctttatttatacttctcttcttctccttgccTCTGATATCTAAGCAAAAAACTCGgtcaaaaaatttagaaagaacTCATCCATTCCAATTGTAGTGGCTTACTTTCTAGGGAATAGGatctttgaaatggagatgaactATTTCACGGTTCAGATTTTGTTTCATTGAATCTAATGGTGTGTACATGTATATATCGATATGTTATTTTAAATGACCTTTTTTAAAGGAATAATTTTTAACGAAAAAAACGTATATATTTTCCTCCAACGTATTGATCATGACACTGTGTATGTACCCCTTTTCCACGAAATCTAAACCCATGTTTAGGAAAGTGATGAGATCAAGAAGAGTCCATGGTTTTCCACGTACACACTGCTTAAGAACGAATGTTAGCATATAATTTCTGTAAAATAAATAGCATAGATGAGGGAGCAGTCATGATAATGGGAAAGAGGACCTAAAGGGCCATTTTGTTCTCTTGGTTTTAAGCTGTTCGAATTTTATTAGAAAGAAGTTGTGAGATCCATCTGTCTTACGTAGGTATGttcttctctctcttaaatTATCAACAAGAAGGATACTCGTCTAGAACTAACTATGCTTCATAGCCAATATAGCGTAAATATTAGAAATTTATAGATTCATGTTCTTGGACTCTTCCATTTGATACCCTCTTCCTTcgttttctcttctccttcgTTTTCTCTTCGCTATGCTTTCTTCCGACCCTTCCATTTTATGACCatggttttccttttctttaacaAATGAGAGAAATGATTGCGAGCCCCGGCCAGAATGTCTCATGTACTGGTGAACCATCGTAACAAAATACAAAAGTAGAGCAACCACACAAGCTGAGCTACACAATAAAAAGAGCCCCCAAAAACTTTCAAGTGGAAGGCGGTCTAtgttgttagttcttgtgttggcttaattcacttccaaaatgcagatgttactgttcatggctcaaacactgatatagaatgctcagaatccaatctccaccgttcataatgtagattcatgtgttatgaacgtccctgcaaaatttcagctcaatcggaccacaaacgcctatcgatcggaactgttgatcaagactagacaggccgggtccggaccgcaattccccgggtccggacctcatttccagaaactaaaatcttgctccgcaaagccgtgtccggaccgcccattaacatgtccggacaccccgtaagttttaggcccaaaaacgtgattttaagtgggttaggtctagggttttgtcgggagtatatatacatcattatagaagagagaagtacgaattttcacccccagagagttcgtgtgaggctgtgcttgagtgattattttgttgtgagccaaattgattcctcttagaggatttttgttagtattgattgtgtgcttaattgaagtctatcggaagggtccgataaaggagaatcacgttgaagaatattgtgagcgaggagacaagttggaggcttgtcgatcttacagagtcaaggtcttgcaaagggttgtaagtattcctagtgtctgtaatctctggataatcttttgatagtgatttcctgggtttggctgccccggagaggttttacttttagatcggtttctaaaaggtttcctcttcgtcaccaaaatctttgtgtgtgattgttcatattttggtgaatgtttcttttgataaatatctgttaattccgcataaaattgtgatatttatctgtttataatttttcaattggtatcagagcgggttcactctgtgaaggattaaattcctgagtgtgatctttgtttattgtttaagatgtctcaaacccttaacactgtgcctaattttgatggatcaaattatggctattggaaatcccatatgagatttttcttaaaatccatagatgtttggcatgtcattgaatctggatttaaagctccagataagccgacagctgaatggtctaatgttgaaaaacaaactcgtatggcgaatgacaaagctatgaatgctctatgcttggcaatttcacaaactgagttctctagaatttcaaattgtgatagtgccaaggatgcatgggagatcctagaaactacgtatgaaggaactaatcttgttaaagcttcaaaacttcaaatgttagtttctcagtttgaggatattaaaatgttagaggatgagacattcaatgaattttttggtaaacttagtgaaattagaaattccatgataaatttaggaaagaaagtttctgacactaagcttattagaaaagttatgagatccctccctgaaagattcagaatgaaggtaactgctattgagtcatgcactgatcttaataccatgaggatagaagagttagttggtgctcttcaaacttatgagttttccttgcctcaacctaggaaaaataaggatattgcccttagaactcttaggaagaagTTAtctgatgagttatctgatgaggattcaccagatgatgaggaacttgtaTTGATAGCTAGAAAGTATTTtaggaatgaacatagaatttccaagaaatttggaaaacaaaaagagagtactcagggtagaaatgaaagagacccacgtggtccaaaatgttatgagtgttctggctatggtcatgtgcaaaaggattgtgctaacctcaagagtaataagccaaaaggtcaaaaagctttcaatattacattgagtgacactgatgaggaagaaactcctaattatatggcttttggtgcatcttatgattctgatgattctaatcaatcagatgttcagtctgcccctgataatgaatcaaatagggttaatgatcttcaaaactcctttaacaatttaatggaaaagttttctatgcttagaaatactaacttgaaaattgttaaggattttaagaatcttgagcttgaaagggataatttgttgaaatctttgagtgattcacatgttgtttgcaatactctcaaatctgaaaatcatgtgttaattactaaaaataaatcccttcaaaatgatctggttgcatctagaaatcacttgagtaaattctctagtgaaaagcttgataaaatgttgcatattcaaaagtaatctagcgacagatctggcttaggatttgataaaactgcttctttgtcttctaaccgtgcttctacttcaaagactgtttttgttaatccagtgaaagtagaagaatcttcatgtgaagaaaagcaagtagttgctccgactcctcaaggtaataaaggtaagaaaatctacattgagcgtaagaaaatctacattgagctGAGCCTCAAGCATCTTGccctacacctagagtcgtgcatcctcctaggaaattactttcacaaaggtttgtccctacatgtcatcactgtggcaaagtgggtcacattcgacctcactgttttaatttgaaacctcatgtgcatataaataaaaattctattctaggaaagaaagtgagggtttggtcataatgatgagagaagtgctatctaggctagataagtttaagcaaagtcataagtctagacctaagatttctcaagtttgggttaggaaggatgataccattcaccccttgagggggagtggtgatgatctcaccttatgttaggtgagtcacccacatgtcTAGGAttgtttttcttgcatatctttgcatatcctagagcatgttgtttttcgtttttcattgcatttttgttttattttgttttgaaattgtattttgtttgtgtgcatttcttttgtgaaaaataacaaaaagacaaaaatattttactttggttgtttttttttttctttctttattttgtcttatgcacctagatagttcattaatttctcatgttgctttttatgaatttaattccttacgtcttggaatattcttaatatgcatgagatgaaaatttgtgtcaatggacttgtttttgtggttacctaaagcctgagcttatgtggtactttttgcctatgctttatttcttgtgcacagttaagcttaaattgaggttttgtttcactttatttgtgaggtctgttaggtagccatatgaggttttttgactagtcatatttttcaaattgaccatatgctagttgaacctagggcttaaaaattccatGCTTTCTCtgttgtgataagcaccaaaagtttaaggacactttctcaaagagaaaaataaacaaaatagtgaaacaaataaaatcaaaagatcatattccaaaaggaatttatttcactgtgtcaaacttgtgcaaaatattttacaaagagaattgtataggatgagagtggctaggccctagtatgataaggtttgacttttgatttgatatacttgtcaaaacctcatggtggtgaaactttctcctcattttgtaaattgaaaatttttctctttggatgacttacccacacaccacacaagcataggttgaatggaacattttcttggcttgggttaaacaatatgagtttctagccatttctagtctcatgtatattttgcatatttggagcatatttggatattcattgtgcaatacatgagtcattgatgtgttatcatgtgtgttcatttaacttttaagagggagaaacatgctttgcatttccagtttcctgttgttaattgagtcatacattgagggggagttttgctgatgtttctttataatcacgcattctacgtcatttttttatcatgggttttatttatgtcttcttgttccacatatgtcttgatgtattttgtgaagtgtttcaggaaacatgaagaccttttgtcattctgtgacaaaaagggggagtaaatatggggagatgatgggattggctcgacattttggttttgtcactgaattgccaaagggggagtttgttagttcttgtgttggcttaattcagttccaaaatgcagatgctactgttcatggctcaaacactgatatagaatgctcagaatccaatctccaccgttcataatgtagattcatgtgttatgaacgtccctgcaaaatttcagctcaatcggaccacaaacgcccatcgatcggagctgttgatgaagactggacaggccgggtccggaccgcaattccccgggtccggacctcatttccagaaactaaaattttgctccgcaaagccgtgtccggacagcccattaacatgtccggaccccccgtaagttttaggcccaaaaacgtgtttttaagtgggttaggtctagggttttgtcgagggtatatatacatcattatagaagagagaggcacgaattttcacccccagagagttcgtgtgaggctgtgcttgagtgattattttgttgtgagccaaattgattcctcttagaggatttttgttagtattgattgtgtgcttaattgaagtctatcggaagggtccgataaaggagaatcacgttgaagaagattgtgagcgaggagacaagttggaggcttgtcgatcttacagagtcaaggtcttgcaaagggttgtaagtattcctagtgtctgtaatctctggataatcttttgatagtgatttcctgggtttggctgccccggagaggttttacttttagatcggtttctaaaaggttttctcttcgtcaccaaaatctttgtgtgattgttcatattttggtgaatgtttcttttgataaatatctgttaattccgcataaaattgtgatatttatctgtttataatttttcatatgtCTTGCTTTGCTCTTTCTAAGCTGCAAGCTTATCTTGCAAGCCACTTGTCATGAATCTTTTGTAATTCCCCACTCTCTGACAGCTTTAAGATTGCAGTTGACATATCAACTGCTAGGGGTGACTCCCGTGGAAAAGCCTAATCAATGAAAAATGTACAACAAAAGTATATTATCAGAAGCTGATAATTGTAAGATCGATAACCAATTTTTGATAGACATAATCTAACAAGTTAAACATGACAGGTTGATTATGCTTTATCATTATGCATGGGTAAAATTATATGTACTATGTCTAATTAATATGCAATCTAAACCTTTACCATaccaatttaattgaaatatttttctcCTATCAAACGCAAAAACCATGTTCAAGTTTGGAGAAGTAGCATAggttttgaaaagagttttgaaaagggttaaatactttctTGGGGTTTCAcacctttattttttctctcctggggtttcatttttatcacaggaggtccctgtagttttgataaataaccaagttagtccatccgttagttgaccgttagtttcTAACGGAATtctacgtggaccaatcagatattgacacgtggcacctacttaatttttttaaaaaaaaaaaaaaaaagaaaagaaagaaaaggaaaaaaaaattggaggtggccttggctccaagggggtggccgaaaccacactcaatgggtactgggggtggctctgccacccccatggagcttcggccacccccaatggtgatTGAGggtagtttcggccaccccGTTGGAGCCACCACTAGGGGtgggtttcggccacccccttgggcaccaacGGGGTGGCtccatggagcctagggggtggccgaaaccacccctaatGGTGTTTAGGGGGTGGTTTAGGCTccatggtggttgggggtggtttcggccacccctaggcttcatgggggtggccgagccacccctagtacccactaggggtggtttcagccactcTCTTGGGcagctccaagggggtggccgtgCCACCCCCAAACAATGTGATGAGTTTCTGAAACTCGTTATATCTTTGGAGGTTATGGTGAGTAATGTTGAGCCATGGACTTACCACAGATTGTTGACCAAGTTTGCAACTGGCTGCCGCAGGTACGTTAGTTATGCATTACTTGATAGGCGAAAAGTATTTTGATGATAACCCTTATTTGCTTTTCCATTCCTCACTGCTGTACCATTTCAAGTTGTTATTCTAAATAcctgtttttattttggtttccAGAAAACTGCAACCTGTTTTGTTAACCGATTATCAGATGAATATGCTGCATATATTGATGTAGTCCAGCCAGTTCAAGTTGCAGTATATGAAATGAAATTGGGCTCAGCGCTAGTTTTGTCTAGTTTCTTCCAGAAAGCATTTCTTAGTAGGGTTGAGCTGGATAATATGGATCTTGTTATGGTATTTTcttcttaagttttttagataTCTGTGCTTTTAGATGTTGTCTTATTCATTGGCTGACTTGGAGAGTCTGGCAGGGAACAATATATTCATTCATGAGATTTCCCTGTGGATATGCATCCAAGTCCATTGATGTGAACTTGAATAGCATGCAGCCTGGGCTTCCTTCCTATGATATAAGTATTCCTGCAAACTTTTGTGCAGCCGATATGAGATTGCTAGAAAAGTTGGTTACATTCTCAAGAGATGTTGCTGTTGATAAG
Coding sequences within it:
- the LOC132172698 gene encoding glutamate receptor 3.6-like gives rise to the protein MSTAILKLSENGDLQRIHDKWLMRSACTKQGTKFEVDRLQLKSFWGLFAICGTACLLALIVYLFLMMRQFSRHYPEELKPPGSSSGSKRLRTFLSFADEKVEDVKSRSKRRQMEKNSNRSVATEDESIDSYKRRHLDLSSSNKSLDSCNET